A portion of the Pseudomonas sp. GR 6-02 genome contains these proteins:
- a CDS encoding NCS1 family nucleobase:cation symporter-1 — protein sequence MQQIRSQVTERDGLFELEAGSDVLDSPRYNHDMAPTKVRERTWNKWHITALWVGMAICVPTYTLGGVLTAYFGLTVGEALLAILFANIIVLIPLTLNAFPGTKYGIPFPVLLRSSFGILGSNIPCLIRALVACGWFGIQTMFGGLAIHLFLGSVFDGWKALGGTGEVIGFMLFWALNLWVVIRGADSIKWLETLSAPLLVLVGVGLLVWAMPNVSMTELLAIPAKRPEGAGVASYFAAGLTAMVGFWATLSLNIPDFSRYAKSQKDQIVGQIIGLPLTMFLFASLGVVMTAASVKLVGVTVSDPVTLIGHIQSPVWVALAMALIIIATLSTNTAANIVSPTNDFQNVAPKYINRTTAVMLTGLVGLALMAHELLKKLGLIVSDLSLETVYSNWLLGYSSLLGPIAGIMVVDYFLVKKQQLDLAGLYRDDVYPAWNGFGFIAFGVPVVLTLLSLGSDAFSWFYSYGWFTGSALGGLIYYGLSSMRPSPTVVKSPV from the coding sequence ATGCAACAGATCAGATCGCAAGTGACCGAGCGCGACGGCTTGTTTGAGCTCGAAGCCGGCAGCGATGTCCTCGACAGTCCCCGATACAACCACGACATGGCTCCGACCAAGGTGCGCGAACGAACCTGGAACAAATGGCACATCACCGCGCTGTGGGTCGGCATGGCGATCTGCGTGCCGACTTACACCCTCGGCGGCGTACTCACGGCCTACTTCGGCCTGACCGTGGGCGAAGCGCTGCTGGCGATTCTGTTCGCCAATATCATTGTGCTGATCCCACTGACCCTGAACGCCTTCCCCGGCACCAAGTACGGCATTCCGTTTCCGGTATTGCTGCGCTCGTCCTTCGGCATTCTCGGTTCCAACATCCCGTGCCTGATCCGCGCCCTGGTGGCGTGCGGCTGGTTCGGCATCCAGACCATGTTCGGCGGGCTGGCGATTCACCTGTTTCTCGGCTCGGTGTTCGATGGCTGGAAGGCCCTCGGCGGTACCGGCGAGGTGATCGGCTTCATGCTGTTCTGGGCCTTGAACCTGTGGGTGGTGATTCGCGGCGCGGACTCGATCAAGTGGCTGGAAACCCTCTCGGCGCCGTTGTTGGTACTGGTGGGCGTGGGCCTGCTGGTGTGGGCTATGCCGAATGTATCGATGACCGAGTTGCTGGCGATCCCGGCCAAGCGTCCGGAAGGGGCCGGCGTGGCCAGTTATTTTGCCGCCGGGCTGACCGCCATGGTCGGCTTCTGGGCCACTTTGTCGCTGAATATTCCAGACTTCAGCCGCTACGCGAAAAGCCAGAAGGACCAGATCGTCGGGCAGATTATCGGTTTACCCCTGACCATGTTCCTGTTCGCCTCCCTCGGCGTGGTGATGACGGCCGCGTCGGTCAAACTGGTGGGTGTCACCGTCTCTGATCCGGTCACCCTGATCGGCCATATCCAGAGCCCGGTCTGGGTCGCACTGGCCATGGCGCTGATCATCATCGCCACCTTGTCCACCAACACTGCGGCCAACATCGTGTCGCCAACCAACGATTTCCAGAACGTCGCGCCCAAGTACATCAACCGCACCACGGCGGTGATGCTCACGGGGTTGGTCGGGTTGGCGCTGATGGCCCATGAACTGCTGAAAAAGCTCGGGCTGATTGTCTCGGATCTGAGCCTGGAGACGGTGTATTCCAACTGGTTGCTCGGCTATTCGAGCCTGCTGGGGCCGATCGCCGGGATCATGGTGGTGGACTATTTCCTGGTCAAGAAACAGCAACTGGATCTGGCCGGCCTCTATCGTGATGACGTGTACCCGGCGTGGAACGGGTTTGGCTTCATCGCGTTCGGCGTGCCGGTGGTGTTGACGCTGCTGTCGCTGGGCAGCGATGCCTTCAGCTGGTTCTACAGCTACGGCTGGTTCACCGGCTCGGCCTTGGGAGGGCTGATTTATTACGGGTTGAGTTCGATGCGGCCGAGTCCGACTGTCGTGAAATCTCCGGTGTGA
- the hydA gene encoding dihydropyrimidinase, whose amino-acid sequence MSLLIRGATVITHDESYRADVYCADGVIKAIGENLDVPADAQVLDGSGQYLMPGGIDPHTHMQLPFMGTVASEDFFSGTAAGLAGGTTSIIDFVIPNPQQSLMEAFHQWRGWAEKSASDYGFHVAITWWSEQVREEMAELVSQHGVNSFKHFMAYKNAIMAADDTLVASFERCLELGAVPTVHAENGELVYHLQRKLMAQGITGPEAHPLSRPSQVEGEAASRAIRIAETLGTPLYLVHVSTKEALDEITYARAKGQPVYGEVLAGHLLLDDSVYQHPDWQTAAGYVMSPPFRPRGHQEALWHGLQAGNLHTTATDHCCFCAEQKAAGRDDFSKIPNGTAGIEDRMAVLWDEGVNTGRLSMQHFVALTSTNTAKIFNLYPRKGAIRVGADADLVLWDPEGTRTISAKTHHQQVDFNIFEGKTVRGVPSHTVSQGRVVWADGDLRAERGAGRYIERPAYPAVFDLLSKRAELHKPTAVKR is encoded by the coding sequence ATGTCTCTGTTGATCCGTGGCGCCACCGTTATTACCCATGATGAAAGTTATCGCGCCGACGTGTATTGCGCCGACGGCGTGATCAAAGCCATCGGTGAAAACCTCGATGTTCCCGCCGATGCGCAAGTGCTCGACGGCAGCGGCCAATACCTGATGCCCGGCGGCATCGATCCGCACACGCACATGCAACTGCCCTTCATGGGCACGGTGGCCAGCGAAGATTTTTTCAGCGGCACCGCAGCGGGATTGGCCGGTGGCACCACGTCGATCATCGACTTCGTGATACCCAACCCACAGCAATCATTGATGGAGGCCTTTCATCAATGGCGTGGCTGGGCCGAGAAGTCGGCGTCTGACTACGGCTTTCACGTCGCCATCACCTGGTGGAGCGAGCAAGTCCGCGAGGAAATGGCCGAGCTGGTCAGCCAGCACGGGGTCAACAGCTTCAAGCATTTCATGGCCTACAAGAACGCGATCATGGCCGCCGACGATACGCTGGTGGCGAGTTTCGAGCGCTGCCTGGAATTGGGCGCGGTGCCGACCGTGCACGCGGAAAACGGCGAGCTGGTCTATCACCTGCAACGCAAGTTGATGGCCCAGGGCATCACCGGGCCGGAAGCGCATCCGCTATCACGACCTTCGCAGGTGGAAGGTGAAGCCGCGAGCCGGGCGATCCGCATTGCCGAAACGTTGGGCACGCCGCTGTACCTGGTCCACGTCTCGACCAAGGAAGCCCTCGACGAAATCACCTACGCCCGCGCCAAGGGCCAACCGGTGTACGGCGAAGTGCTGGCCGGGCATCTGCTGCTGGACGACAGCGTTTACCAACACCCGGACTGGCAGACCGCCGCCGGTTACGTGATGAGCCCACCCTTCCGCCCGCGCGGTCATCAAGAAGCCCTTTGGCACGGCCTGCAAGCGGGCAACCTGCACACCACCGCCACCGACCACTGCTGCTTCTGCGCCGAGCAAAAAGCCGCCGGCCGTGACGACTTCAGCAAGATCCCCAACGGCACCGCCGGTATCGAAGACCGCATGGCAGTGCTTTGGGATGAAGGGGTGAACACCGGGCGTTTGTCGATGCAGCACTTCGTAGCGCTCACCTCCACCAACACCGCGAAGATCTTCAACCTCTACCCGCGCAAAGGTGCGATCCGTGTCGGTGCCGATGCCGATCTGGTGCTGTGGGACCCGGAAGGCACGCGGACGATTTCAGCCAAGACTCACCACCAGCAGGTCGACTTCAACATCTTCGAAGGCAAGACCGTGCGTGGCGTACCGAGTCACACCGTCAGCCAGGGCCGTGTGGTGTGGGCCGATGGTGATTTGCGCGCCGAGCGTGGCGCGGGCCGGTATATCGAACGGCCGGCGTATCCGGCGGTGTTTGATTTGCTGAGCAAGCGGGCCGAGTTGCACAAGCCGACCGCAGTGAAACGCTGA
- a CDS encoding NAD(P)-dependent oxidoreductase has product MIKTLNHLPHPHEDAAALAGHFTDLAPPLNERQAHLEASRCLYCYDAPCVNACPSDIDIPSFIRNIHQENVQGAAQKILSANILGGSCARVCPTEILCEQACVRNNAQECAPVLIGLLQRYAVDNAHFSEHPFQRAAATGKRIAVVGAGPAGLSCAHRSAMHGHDVVIFEAREKAGGLNEYGIAKYKLVDDYAQKELEFLMGIGGIEIRHGQKLGDNLTLSELHQQFDAVFLGLGLAASKQLGLPNEDAPGLLPATDYIRELRQADDLTQLPLAERCIVLGAGNTAIDMAVQMARLGARDVNLVYRRGVADMGATGHEQDIAKANQVRLLTWAQPEEVLLDDQGNVRGMRFARTRLVEGRLQTTGETFELAANAIFKAIGQTFDTSALADPLARELKRQGDRILVDEQLRTSIPGVYAGGDCTSLDQDLTVQAVQHGKLAAEAINAQLMLNVEAA; this is encoded by the coding sequence GTGATCAAGACTTTGAACCACCTCCCGCATCCCCATGAGGACGCGGCCGCCCTCGCCGGCCATTTCACCGACCTGGCGCCGCCGCTCAACGAGCGTCAGGCGCATCTGGAAGCCTCGCGCTGCCTGTATTGCTACGACGCGCCGTGCGTGAACGCGTGCCCAAGCGACATCGACATTCCATCGTTCATCCGCAATATCCATCAGGAAAACGTGCAGGGTGCGGCGCAGAAAATCCTCTCGGCCAACATCCTCGGTGGCAGTTGTGCCCGGGTCTGTCCGACGGAAATCCTCTGCGAGCAAGCCTGCGTGCGCAACAACGCCCAGGAATGCGCGCCGGTACTGATCGGCCTGTTGCAACGCTATGCCGTGGACAACGCACACTTCAGCGAACACCCGTTCCAGCGCGCCGCCGCAACCGGCAAGCGCATTGCCGTGGTGGGGGCAGGCCCGGCCGGTTTGTCCTGCGCGCACCGCAGCGCCATGCACGGCCATGACGTAGTGATTTTCGAGGCCCGGGAAAAGGCCGGTGGCCTCAACGAATACGGGATCGCCAAGTACAAGCTGGTGGACGACTACGCGCAGAAGGAGCTTGAGTTCCTGATGGGGATTGGCGGGATCGAGATTCGTCACGGGCAGAAACTCGGCGACAACCTGACCCTCAGCGAACTGCATCAGCAATTCGATGCGGTGTTCCTCGGCCTGGGCCTGGCCGCCAGCAAACAACTGGGCCTGCCCAACGAGGATGCCCCCGGCCTGCTCCCCGCCACCGACTACATCCGCGAACTGCGCCAGGCCGATGACCTGACGCAACTGCCGCTGGCCGAACGCTGCATCGTCCTCGGTGCCGGCAACACCGCCATCGACATGGCCGTGCAAATGGCCCGTCTCGGTGCCCGGGACGTGAACCTGGTGTACCGCCGTGGTGTCGCGGACATGGGCGCCACCGGTCACGAACAGGACATCGCCAAGGCCAATCAGGTGCGGCTGTTGACCTGGGCGCAACCCGAAGAGGTGCTGCTCGACGATCAGGGCAATGTGCGCGGCATGCGCTTCGCCCGTACCCGCCTGGTGGAAGGTCGCCTGCAAACCACCGGCGAAACCTTTGAACTGGCCGCCAATGCGATCTTCAAAGCCATCGGCCAGACCTTCGACACTTCCGCCCTCGCCGACCCGCTGGCCCGTGAACTCAAGCGTCAGGGCGATCGCATCCTCGTCGACGAGCAGCTGCGCACCAGCATTCCCGGCGTGTATGCCGGTGGCGACTGCACCAGCCTCGATCAGGACCTCACCGTGCAAGCCGTGCAGCACGGCAAGCTGGCCGCCGAGGCGATCAACGCTCAACTCATGCTCAACGTGGAGGCTGCGTAA
- the preA gene encoding NAD-dependent dihydropyrimidine dehydrogenase subunit PreA, with the protein MADLSIVFAGIKAPNPFWLASAPPTDKAYNVVRAFEAGWGGVVWKTLGEDPAAVNVSSRYSAHFGANREVMGFNNIELITDRSLEINLREITQVKKDWPDRALIVSLMVPCVEESWKNILPLVEATGADGIELNFGCPHGMPERGMGAAVGQVPEYVEQVTRWCKTYCSLPVIVKLTPNITDIRVAARAAHRGGADAVSLINTINSITSVNLERMVANPAVGSQSTHGGYCGSAVKPIALNMVAEIARDPQTQGLPISGIGGIGSWRDAAEFIALGSGSVQVCTAAMLHGFRIVEEMKDGLSRWMDSQGYARVSDFSGRAVGNTTDWKYLDINYQVIAKIDQEACIGCGRCHIACEDTSHQAIASLKQADGTHKYQVIDEECVGCNLCQITCPVQDCIEMVPVDTGKPFLDWNHDPRNPYHVTV; encoded by the coding sequence ATGGCCGATCTCTCGATTGTCTTCGCCGGCATCAAGGCCCCCAACCCGTTCTGGCTCGCTTCCGCGCCGCCGACCGACAAAGCCTACAACGTGGTCCGTGCGTTCGAGGCCGGCTGGGGTGGCGTGGTCTGGAAAACCCTGGGGGAAGACCCGGCGGCAGTCAACGTGTCCTCACGCTACTCGGCGCACTTCGGTGCCAACCGTGAAGTCATGGGCTTCAACAACATCGAGCTGATCACCGACCGTTCGCTGGAGATCAACCTGCGGGAAATCACCCAGGTCAAAAAGGACTGGCCGGACCGCGCACTGATCGTGTCGCTGATGGTGCCCTGCGTCGAGGAGTCGTGGAAAAACATCCTGCCGCTGGTGGAAGCCACCGGGGCCGATGGCATCGAACTGAATTTCGGCTGCCCCCACGGCATGCCGGAACGGGGCATGGGCGCGGCGGTCGGCCAGGTGCCGGAATACGTCGAACAAGTCACTCGCTGGTGCAAGACCTATTGCTCGTTGCCGGTGATCGTCAAGCTCACGCCGAACATCACCGACATCCGCGTCGCCGCCCGTGCCGCCCACCGTGGTGGCGCCGATGCGGTGTCGTTGATCAACACCATCAATTCGATCACCAGCGTCAATCTGGAGCGCATGGTCGCCAATCCCGCCGTCGGCAGCCAAAGCACCCACGGCGGTTATTGCGGCTCGGCGGTGAAGCCGATTGCGTTGAACATGGTCGCCGAGATCGCCCGCGACCCGCAGACCCAGGGCTTGCCGATCAGCGGCATTGGCGGCATCGGCAGTTGGCGCGATGCGGCGGAATTCATTGCCCTGGGCAGTGGTTCGGTGCAGGTGTGCACGGCGGCGATGCTGCATGGTTTCCGGATTGTCGAGGAGATGAAGGACGGTTTGTCACGCTGGATGGACAGTCAGGGCTACGCCCGCGTGTCGGATTTTTCCGGGCGCGCAGTGGGCAATACCACGGACTGGAAGTACCTGGACATCAACTATCAGGTGATTGCGAAAATCGATCAGGAGGCGTGCATCGGTTGCGGTCGCTGCCACATCGCTTGCGAAGACACCTCGCACCAGGCGATTGCCAGCCTCAAACAGGCCGATGGCACGCATAAATATCAAGTGATCGATGAGGAGTGCGTGGGCTGCAACCTGTGCCAGATCACCTGCCCGGTGCAGGATTGCATCGAGATGGTACCGGTGGATACGGGCAAGCCGTTTCTGGATTGGAACCATGATCCGAGGAATCCCTACCATGTCACGGTCTGA
- a CDS encoding TetR/AcrR family transcriptional regulator, translating into MGNHKIEIRRSNVEKILLAAEKVFAEKGFGSTAMADIAAEVQLPRSNLHYYFSTKSELYSAVLLGLLEVWKQDALCFEMFDDPRVVLSSYIRAKMNHSRSRPYGSKVWANEIIHGAPTLGEKLDASLYDWAKMKEAKIRQWVEDKRILPVEPSSLLYMIWASTQHYADFDHQVNILNDHQPLSDMQFERAVQTVTSVILRGIGLEP; encoded by the coding sequence ATGGGCAATCACAAGATCGAGATTCGTCGCAGTAACGTCGAAAAAATCCTGTTGGCGGCCGAAAAGGTCTTCGCCGAAAAAGGCTTCGGCAGCACCGCCATGGCCGACATCGCCGCTGAAGTGCAACTGCCGCGCTCCAACCTGCATTACTACTTCAGCACCAAGAGCGAGCTGTACAGCGCGGTGCTCCTGGGTTTGCTGGAGGTCTGGAAGCAGGACGCCCTGTGCTTCGAAATGTTCGACGACCCGCGCGTGGTGCTCAGCAGCTACATCCGCGCCAAGATGAACCATTCCCGCAGCCGGCCGTACGGTTCGAAAGTCTGGGCCAACGAAATCATCCACGGCGCGCCGACCCTCGGTGAGAAGCTGGACGCGAGCCTGTACGACTGGGCCAAGATGAAGGAAGCGAAAATTCGCCAGTGGGTGGAAGACAAACGCATCCTGCCGGTGGAGCCTTCCAGCCTGTTGTACATGATCTGGGCCTCGACCCAGCACTACGCCGACTTCGATCATCAGGTGAACATCCTGAATGATCATCAGCCGTTGTCGGACATGCAGTTCGAACGGGCGGTGCAGACGGTGACCAGTGTGATCTTGCGTGGGATCGGGTTGGAGCCTTGA
- the copC gene encoding copper homeostasis periplasmic binding protein CopC, whose product MLLKNALTTAALLGSLFAASSVFAHAHLKSQTPAADSTVQAPTELRLVFSEGVEATFTKVKISKDGADVPVKSLATEGSDKKTLVVTPAAPLAAGDYKVEWHAVSVDTHKSEGAYRFKVGQ is encoded by the coding sequence ATGCTGCTCAAGAACGCCCTGACCACCGCCGCCCTGCTCGGCTCGCTGTTCGCCGCCTCATCAGTGTTTGCCCACGCCCATCTGAAAAGCCAGACCCCGGCGGCCGACAGCACCGTGCAGGCGCCAACGGAACTGCGCCTGGTGTTTTCCGAAGGGGTTGAAGCAACGTTCACCAAAGTGAAAATCAGCAAGGACGGTGCCGACGTACCGGTAAAAAGCCTCGCCACCGAAGGCAGCGACAAGAAAACCCTGGTCGTCACCCCGGCAGCGCCGTTGGCCGCTGGCGATTACAAGGTCGAATGGCATGCCGTGTCGGTCGACACCCATAAAAGTGAAGGCGCCTACCGCTTCAAGGTGGGTCAGTAA
- the copD gene encoding copper homeostasis membrane protein CopD: MTEALVLCRFLHFTVVLMLFGAWVFRPLLLGRETKWLDPALARVTRWLSVVALLSGVGWLLLITASMASSPEAAFDPATLNLVLSDTFFGQVWRWHLLLNLLLVALLLTPWRSNMAWRIGLSSLLLATLAPVGHGAMLDGLQGQLLILNQIVHLTCVGAWLGGLMLLVMILRQPDDHPLSAILQRFSGIGYTLVAGLVMTGLINVRVLTGVFWPTPLLSGFALILLIKVVLVIAMLGLALFNRLRVKDCQQRPGLLRTSVMLEWILGIGAVAAVSLLGTLPPMIAP, encoded by the coding sequence ATGACCGAGGCGCTGGTGCTGTGCCGCTTCCTGCATTTCACCGTGGTGCTGATGCTGTTTGGGGCCTGGGTGTTCAGGCCTTTGCTGTTGGGCCGCGAAACGAAATGGCTGGATCCGGCACTGGCGCGAGTGACCCGCTGGCTCAGCGTGGTGGCGTTGCTCAGCGGCGTCGGCTGGTTGCTGCTGATCACCGCCAGCATGGCCAGTTCCCCGGAGGCGGCATTCGACCCGGCGACGCTGAACCTGGTGCTGAGCGATACATTTTTCGGTCAGGTATGGCGCTGGCATCTGCTGCTCAATCTGTTGCTCGTGGCATTGTTGTTGACGCCCTGGCGTTCCAACATGGCCTGGCGCATCGGCCTTTCCAGCCTGCTGCTGGCGACCCTGGCCCCGGTCGGTCATGGCGCCATGCTCGATGGCCTGCAAGGCCAACTGTTAATCCTCAACCAGATTGTTCACCTGACGTGCGTCGGCGCCTGGCTCGGTGGGTTGATGTTGCTGGTGATGATCCTGCGCCAACCGGACGATCATCCCTTGAGCGCGATACTGCAACGCTTCAGCGGGATCGGTTACACGTTGGTGGCGGGGTTGGTGATGACCGGCCTGATCAACGTGCGCGTACTGACCGGCGTGTTCTGGCCGACGCCGTTGCTGTCCGGGTTTGCGCTGATTCTGTTGATCAAGGTTGTGCTGGTGATCGCGATGCTGGGGTTGGCGCTGTTCAATCGGCTGCGGGTCAAGGATTGCCAGCAGCGTCCGGGGCTGTTGCGCACCAGCGTCATGCTGGAATGGATACTGGGGATCGGCGCGGTAGCGGCGGTTTCACTGCTGGGCACCCTGCCCCCAATGATCGCCCCCTGA
- a CDS encoding HlyD family secretion protein, giving the protein MTEPTTTTTNTIAATPEGVTPPSSPGSEPRSLGMRIISSLGFAAIALVGVLIVLYAWQLPPFSSAVETTENALVRGQVTIIGPQLSGYVYEVPVQDFQFVKAGDLLVRLDDRIYKQRLDQSLAQLAVQKAALANVVQQRNSAEATIKLRQAAVADAQAQLRKSEADLRRNKELVGDGSVSKRELDVTLAANAQTVAAVAQAQANLDIARQDLQTVIVNRGSLEAAVASAEAAVQLARIDLSNTRVVAPRDGQLGQIGVRLGAYVNSGAQLMALVPNQLWVIANMKETQMDNVRVGQPVSFTVDALNHQKFHGRVQRISPATGSEFSLLQADNATGNFVKIAQRVPVRISVDADQEQSERLRPGMSVVVSIDTAAQGDPNTPD; this is encoded by the coding sequence ATGACCGAACCGACCACCACGACCACCAACACTATTGCCGCCACCCCCGAAGGCGTGACGCCGCCATCCTCGCCGGGCTCTGAACCGCGCTCGCTGGGGATGCGGATCATCTCGTCCCTGGGCTTTGCGGCGATTGCTCTCGTCGGTGTACTGATCGTGTTGTACGCCTGGCAACTGCCACCGTTCAGCAGCGCGGTCGAGACCACGGAAAATGCCCTGGTGCGCGGGCAGGTGACGATCATCGGCCCGCAACTCAGCGGTTACGTGTACGAAGTGCCGGTGCAGGATTTCCAGTTCGTGAAGGCCGGCGATTTACTGGTGCGCCTTGACGACCGCATCTACAAGCAGCGTCTCGATCAGTCCCTGGCGCAACTGGCGGTGCAGAAAGCCGCGCTGGCCAACGTGGTGCAGCAACGCAACAGCGCCGAAGCGACCATCAAGTTGCGTCAGGCCGCCGTCGCCGACGCCCAGGCACAGTTGCGCAAAAGTGAAGCGGATTTGCGCCGCAACAAAGAGCTGGTCGGTGATGGCTCGGTGTCGAAACGCGAGCTGGACGTGACCCTGGCCGCCAACGCCCAGACCGTTGCCGCCGTGGCGCAAGCCCAGGCCAATCTGGACATCGCCCGCCAGGATCTGCAAACGGTGATCGTCAATCGCGGCTCGCTGGAAGCGGCGGTGGCCAGTGCTGAAGCGGCGGTGCAACTGGCGCGGATCGACCTGTCGAACACCCGCGTGGTGGCGCCGCGCGACGGTCAACTCGGGCAGATCGGCGTGCGCCTTGGCGCCTACGTCAACTCCGGGGCGCAGCTGATGGCGTTGGTGCCGAACCAGTTGTGGGTGATCGCCAACATGAAGGAAACCCAGATGGACAACGTGCGGGTCGGCCAGCCGGTGAGCTTCACCGTCGATGCGCTGAACCACCAGAAATTCCACGGGCGGGTGCAACGGATTTCACCGGCCACAGGCTCCGAGTTCAGCTTGTTGCAGGCTGACAATGCCACTGGCAACTTCGTCAAGATTGCCCAGCGAGTGCCGGTGCGGATCAGCGTCGATGCCGATCAGGAACAGAGCGAACGGCTGCGGCCGGGGATGTCGGTGGTGGTGAGTATTGATACCGCGGCGCAAGGGGATCCCAATACCCCTGACTAA
- a CDS encoding MFS transporter, with amino-acid sequence MDHYTPRDWQPHERPSLPGSPSTPLHSNPRRLAYALVGVLVALTGGLGNSLVVANLPYLQGALGATTAEMAWLPAAYVMTNVSMNLLLVKFRQQFGLRAFTEVFLMLYALVTFGHLFVNDLSSAIAVRAAHGMVGAALSSLGLYYMIQAFPAKWRMKALVLGLGTSQLALPMARLFSEDLLQIAEWRGLYLFELGMALLSLGCVFLLKLPPGDRFKTFEKLDFLTFAILATGVALLCAVLSLGRIDWWLEAQWIGVASAASIVLILTGLAIEHNRSNPMLMTRWLGSGAMIRLALAVILIRMVTSEQSTGAVGFMQTLNMSSQQLHSLYVVMLIGSIAGLVTSALTIDPKHLIMPLNISLALMAVGSVMDSYSNNLTRPENLYFSQFLLAFGGTFFLGPTMVFGMRNVLSSPRNLVSFSVLFGICQNLGGLIGAALLGTFQIAREKFHSSHIVEQLTLLDPRVAARVQSGGNAVGSIIADPSLRNLQGIRSLAAAATREANVLAYNDVFMLIAVIAVLTMIWISIRALWLMSTTQAVAPAPATPTKQSSGATSS; translated from the coding sequence ATGGATCACTACACCCCGCGCGACTGGCAGCCCCACGAGCGGCCCAGCCTGCCCGGATCGCCCTCGACGCCGTTGCACTCCAACCCCAGGCGGCTGGCCTACGCGCTGGTGGGGGTGTTGGTGGCATTGACCGGTGGTCTCGGCAACTCGCTGGTGGTCGCCAACCTGCCGTATCTGCAAGGCGCGCTGGGCGCGACCACGGCCGAGATGGCCTGGCTGCCGGCGGCTTACGTCATGACCAACGTGTCGATGAACCTGCTGCTGGTGAAGTTTCGTCAGCAATTCGGCCTGCGGGCTTTCACCGAAGTGTTCCTGATGCTTTATGCGCTGGTGACCTTCGGCCATTTGTTCGTCAACGACCTGAGTTCGGCGATCGCCGTGCGCGCGGCCCACGGCATGGTCGGCGCAGCGCTGAGTTCGTTGGGCCTGTATTACATGATCCAGGCCTTCCCGGCGAAATGGCGGATGAAGGCGCTGGTATTGGGCCTCGGCACCTCGCAACTGGCTTTGCCCATGGCACGGTTGTTTTCCGAAGACCTGCTGCAGATCGCCGAATGGCGCGGGCTGTACCTGTTCGAACTGGGCATGGCGCTGTTGTCTTTGGGCTGCGTGTTTCTGCTGAAACTGCCGCCGGGTGACCGCTTCAAGACCTTCGAAAAACTCGACTTCCTGACCTTCGCCATCCTCGCCACCGGCGTGGCCTTGCTCTGCGCGGTGTTGTCTTTGGGGCGGATCGACTGGTGGCTGGAAGCGCAGTGGATCGGCGTGGCCTCGGCGGCTTCGATCGTGTTGATCCTCACGGGCCTGGCCATCGAGCACAATCGCAGCAACCCGATGCTGATGACCCGCTGGCTCGGCAGCGGGGCGATGATCCGCCTGGCCCTGGCGGTGATCCTGATTCGCATGGTGACGTCGGAACAGTCCACCGGCGCGGTGGGGTTCATGCAGACGCTGAACATGAGCAGTCAACAGCTGCACAGCCTGTATGTGGTGATGTTGATCGGCAGTATCGCCGGCCTGGTCACCAGCGCCCTGACCATCGACCCCAAGCACCTGATCATGCCGCTGAACATCTCCCTGGCGCTGATGGCGGTCGGTTCGGTGATGGACAGTTATTCGAACAACCTGACCCGCCCGGAAAACCTGTATTTCAGCCAGTTTCTGCTGGCCTTCGGCGGGACGTTCTTCCTCGGGCCGACCATGGTCTTCGGCATGCGTAACGTGCTGTCCAGCCCGCGCAACCTGGTGAGTTTCTCGGTGCTGTTCGGTATCTGTCAGAACCTCGGCGGCTTGATCGGCGCGGCACTGCTGGGGACGTTCCAGATCGCGCGCGAGAAGTTTCATTCCAGTCACATCGTCGAGCAGCTGACGTTGCTCGACCCGCGTGTGGCGGCGCGGGTCCAGAGCGGCGGCAACGCGGTCGGCTCGATAATTGCCGACCCGAGCCTGCGCAACCTGCAGGGCATCCGTAGCCTGGCCGCTGCTGCCACTCGCGAGGCTAATGTCCTGGCCTATAACGATGTGTTCATGCTGATTGCCGTGATCGCGGTGCTGACCATGATCTGGATTTCCATTCGCGCCCTGTGGCTGATGAGCACTACCCAAGCCGTTGCCCCGGCGCCTGCCACTCCAACCAAACAATCCAGCGGTGCCACTTCTTCATGA